A genomic segment from Sulfitobacter mediterraneus encodes:
- a CDS encoding EcsC family protein, translating to MDISSNLPAPIDVDARLDEIALRYKQAGGLGINVLNLIGGSAENLLDRLPAGVRSNLEAATIKALNHAMKAAHSSRSVVPDQKSWLNQTVTAAMGAAGGAGGLPTALAELPVTTTLLLRVIQGVAVEHGFDPEAENVQFDCVHVFAAAGPLSGDDGADLGFLSARMALTGRAMQAVIARIAPKLAVVMGQKLAAQAVPVLGAVAGAATNYAYTSYYEDMAHVHFGLRKLAIDGDVPHDELIASLAQRMGKTPAKV from the coding sequence ATGGACATTTCCAGCAATCTGCCCGCCCCGATCGACGTTGACGCAAGGCTTGATGAAATCGCACTGCGTTACAAGCAGGCGGGCGGATTGGGGATCAATGTCCTGAACCTTATTGGCGGCAGCGCGGAAAACCTGCTCGACCGGTTGCCCGCAGGCGTGCGCAGCAACCTCGAAGCGGCCACCATCAAGGCGCTGAACCACGCGATGAAGGCGGCTCACAGCAGCCGGTCGGTTGTGCCGGATCAGAAAAGTTGGCTCAACCAGACCGTGACCGCCGCCATGGGCGCGGCAGGCGGAGCGGGCGGTCTGCCCACGGCGCTGGCCGAATTGCCAGTGACAACCACCCTGCTGCTGCGGGTGATCCAGGGGGTTGCTGTGGAACACGGGTTCGATCCAGAGGCGGAGAACGTCCAATTTGACTGCGTCCATGTCTTTGCTGCCGCTGGCCCCCTGTCGGGAGATGACGGCGCGGATCTGGGCTTTCTGTCGGCGCGGATGGCATTGACGGGCCGTGCGATGCAGGCCGTGATTGCCAGGATCGCGCCGAAGCTGGCCGTGGTCATGGGACAGAAACTCGCGGCGCAAGCAGTGCCGGTGCTGGGCGCTGTGGCGGGGGCGGCGACAAATTACGCTTATACCAGCTACTACGAAGATATGGCCCATGTGCACTTTGGCCTGCGCAAGCTGGCGATCGACGGCGATGTGCCGCACGACGAACTGATCGCGTCGTTGGCCCAAAGGATGGGAAAAACCCCTGCAAAGGTATAG
- a CDS encoding GNAT family N-acetyltransferase: protein MLLIKRKLKIETERLTLRTPVHADFRPWTALRVKSESYLKQWEPAWADDHLTRKAFSNRVYWASRSISSGTAMPLFLIRREDQTLIGAITLDNIRRGPAQAGTLGYWTGAPFARQGYMREAIEAVVHQAFTRLDLSRIEAACLPENKPSRGLLEKSGFKYEGVAQSYLQIAGRWRTHVLYACLRGDRRGRTEVG, encoded by the coding sequence ATGTTGCTGATCAAACGCAAGCTGAAGATCGAAACAGAGCGTTTGACGCTGCGCACCCCCGTGCATGCAGATTTCCGGCCATGGACAGCGCTGCGTGTCAAAAGCGAAAGCTACCTCAAACAATGGGAACCGGCCTGGGCTGATGATCACCTGACCCGGAAGGCTTTTTCCAATCGGGTCTATTGGGCCTCAAGATCAATCAGCTCTGGCACGGCGATGCCGCTGTTCCTGATCCGGCGCGAGGATCAAACCCTGATCGGTGCCATCACCCTCGACAATATCCGCCGTGGCCCTGCACAGGCAGGCACGCTGGGCTATTGGACAGGCGCCCCTTTTGCACGCCAAGGCTATATGCGTGAGGCGATTGAAGCGGTGGTGCATCAGGCCTTCACCCGACTGGACCTCAGCCGGATCGAGGCGGCCTGTCTGCCGGAAAACAAACCCTCGCGCGGGCTGTTGGAAAAGTCGGGCTTCAAATATGAGGGTGTCGCGCAAAGCTATCTTCAGATTGCCGGACGCTGGCGGACCCATGTGCTTTATGCGTGCCTGCGCGGCGACCGGCGCGGGCGCACCGAGGTGGGATAG
- the modC gene encoding molybdenum ABC transporter ATP-binding protein, with translation MTLQVDIQHRLGGLSLDVGFEATGGITAIFGRSGTGKTTVINAVAGLLRPDVGRVSLGAHVFVDTASRRFVPPAKRRLGYVFQDARLFPHLTVQDNLTFGARYAPADAPGASLDDVVALLGLAPLMVRRPGTLSGGEKQRVAIGRALLSHPRMLLMDEPLASLDAPRKQEILPYLERLRDGPLNLPILYVSHAVDEVARLADQLVLLQDGMVQAQGPLYDVMADPAAVPLLGVREAGAVLEAEVIAHADDGLSTLRISAGTLELPGVQADVGARVRLRVLAQDVILSLSRPEGLSSVNVLPVRVETVHPGGGPGAAIGLRAGKDRVLARVTARAVAELQLAPGLDCYAILKATTVAPGSIGR, from the coding sequence ATGACATTGCAAGTGGACATTCAGCACCGCCTTGGTGGGCTGTCCCTTGATGTGGGGTTTGAGGCGACGGGCGGGATCACCGCAATTTTCGGCCGTTCCGGCACCGGCAAAACCACCGTGATCAACGCCGTTGCGGGACTGCTGCGCCCCGATGTAGGGCGGGTCAGCCTTGGCGCGCATGTGTTTGTGGATACAGCTTCGCGCCGGTTCGTGCCGCCCGCCAAACGTAGACTGGGCTATGTGTTTCAGGACGCGCGGCTGTTTCCGCATCTCACAGTGCAAGACAACCTGACCTTTGGCGCACGCTATGCTCCGGCAGATGCGCCCGGTGCCAGTCTTGACGATGTGGTGGCCCTTCTGGGCCTTGCGCCGCTTATGGTGCGGCGGCCCGGCACCCTTTCGGGCGGGGAAAAGCAGCGGGTCGCCATTGGCCGCGCCCTGCTCAGCCACCCGCGGATGCTTCTGATGGATGAACCGCTGGCCAGTCTCGACGCACCGCGCAAGCAAGAAATCCTGCCCTATCTGGAACGGCTGCGCGACGGACCACTGAACCTGCCGATCCTTTATGTCAGCCACGCGGTGGATGAGGTGGCGCGACTGGCGGATCAGCTGGTGCTGTTACAAGACGGCATGGTTCAGGCGCAGGGACCGCTCTATGATGTGATGGCGGACCCAGCCGCCGTGCCGCTGCTTGGCGTGCGCGAGGCCGGCGCGGTGCTCGAGGCGGAGGTTATCGCCCATGCGGACGACGGATTATCGACGCTGCGCATCAGTGCCGGAACACTTGAATTGCCGGGCGTGCAAGCCGATGTGGGCGCTCGCGTCCGCCTGCGGGTTCTGGCGCAGGACGTAATCTTGTCCCTTTCGCGCCCTGAGGGCCTTTCTTCGGTGAATGTTTTGCCGGTTCGGGTCGAAACCGTACATCCCGGCGGTGGGCCCGGCGCGGCGATTGGACTGCGGGCCGGCAAAGACCGGGTGCTGGCGCGGGTCACAGCGCGGGCGGTTGCCGAACTGCAGCTTGCGCCGGGGCTCGACTGCTACGCCATTCTCAAAGCCACCACCGTGGCACCGGGAAGCATCGGGCGCTGA
- a CDS encoding LysE family translocator codes for MTFEIWLTFVAASFALLLIPGPTVLLVLSYALSKGRSVAVASAAGVALGDLVAMSASLAGLGALVLASATLFTALKWVGAAYLVWLGFKLIRSAPSEGLSVPTADNITASRVFGHTAAVTALNPKSIAFFIAFVPQFLSPAAPLLPQFAILIATFVTLAALNALAYALLADRLRQIIARPSIITWITRAGGAALITMGVLTATLRRSMP; via the coding sequence ATGACATTCGAAATCTGGCTGACCTTCGTGGCAGCATCCTTTGCCCTGCTGTTGATCCCCGGCCCGACGGTCCTGTTGGTGCTGAGCTATGCACTCAGCAAAGGTCGCTCCGTTGCGGTGGCCTCGGCGGCTGGGGTGGCCTTGGGTGATCTCGTCGCGATGAGCGCCTCGCTGGCGGGATTGGGCGCGCTGGTTCTGGCCTCTGCCACTCTGTTCACGGCGCTGAAATGGGTGGGCGCGGCCTATCTGGTCTGGCTGGGGTTCAAATTGATCCGCTCCGCACCAAGTGAGGGGCTCTCAGTACCCACAGCAGACAACATCACAGCAAGCCGGGTGTTTGGCCACACCGCAGCGGTGACGGCGCTGAACCCCAAGTCCATCGCCTTTTTCATCGCCTTTGTGCCGCAGTTCCTGTCCCCTGCCGCGCCTTTGTTGCCGCAGTTTGCAATCCTCATTGCGACCTTCGTGACACTGGCGGCGCTCAACGCTTTGGCGTATGCGCTTTTGGCAGACCGGTTGCGCCAGATCATTGCGCGACCATCCATCATTACCTGGATCACACGGGCGGGCGGTGCCGCGTTGATCACCATGGGTGTATTGACCGCCACATTGCGCCGGAGCATGCCATGA
- a CDS encoding S-methyl-5'-thioadenosine phosphorylase, which translates to MTQTKIAVIGGSGIYEIDGLQNADWVQVETPWGDPSDQLLTGSLDGVEMVFLPRHGRGHVHAPSDVPYRANIDALKRLGCTDVISVSACGSFREEMAPGDFVIVDQFIDRTFARPKSFFGSGCVAHVSVAHPTCPRLGDACETAARDAGINVHRGGTYLAMEGPQFSTLAESKMYRESWGADVIGMTNMPEAKLAREAELCYASVAMITDYDSWHPDHGEVDVTAIIATLMGNADKGRALVARLPQLLGADRAPCPHGCDRALEFAILTQPEARDPEVMAKLDAVAGRVI; encoded by the coding sequence ATGACACAGACGAAGATTGCCGTGATCGGCGGATCAGGCATTTACGAGATTGACGGCCTTCAGAACGCCGATTGGGTGCAGGTGGAAACCCCCTGGGGCGATCCGTCCGACCAGCTTCTGACCGGCAGTCTGGACGGTGTCGAGATGGTGTTTCTGCCCCGCCATGGGCGCGGCCATGTGCATGCGCCCAGTGATGTGCCTTATCGTGCCAACATCGACGCGCTCAAGCGGCTTGGCTGCACCGATGTGATCTCTGTCTCGGCTTGCGGCTCCTTCCGCGAGGAAATGGCACCGGGCGATTTTGTCATTGTAGATCAATTCATTGACCGCACCTTTGCGCGGCCCAAATCGTTCTTTGGCTCCGGCTGTGTGGCCCATGTCAGCGTGGCGCATCCAACCTGCCCGCGCCTTGGGGACGCTTGCGAGACCGCGGCCAGAGACGCCGGCATCAATGTGCATCGCGGCGGCACTTATCTGGCCATGGAAGGCCCGCAGTTTTCGACACTGGCGGAATCCAAGATGTACCGCGAAAGCTGGGGCGCGGACGTGATCGGGATGACCAATATGCCCGAGGCCAAACTCGCCCGAGAGGCAGAGCTTTGTTATGCCTCCGTTGCAATGATCACCGATTATGACAGCTGGCACCCTGACCATGGCGAGGTGGATGTGACTGCGATCATTGCCACGCTGATGGGCAACGCCGACAAAGGCCGCGCCTTGGTGGCCCGTTTGCCGCAACTGCTGGGCGCTGACCGGGCGCCCTGCCCGCATGGGTGTGATCGGGCTTTGGAATTCGCGATTCTGACACAGCCAGAGGCACGCGACCCCGAAGTGATGGCCAAGCTGGACGCAGTGGCAGGCCGCGTAATTTGA
- a CDS encoding adenine phosphoribosyltransferase, with the protein MKNVQDYIRTIVDFPHEGIMFRDVTTLFADPRGFRMAIDQMLHPYAGINIDKVVGLEARGFILGGAIAHQLSVGFVPIRKKGKLPGTTISQDYKLEYGEAIVEVHDDAIKEGEKVLVVDDLLATGGTAEAGIKLIHRLGGEIVSCAFIIDLPELGGRKKLENMGMDVHALCAFDGL; encoded by the coding sequence ATGAAGAACGTACAGGATTATATCCGCACCATCGTCGATTTCCCACACGAGGGGATCATGTTCCGCGATGTGACCACTTTGTTTGCCGATCCGCGCGGCTTTCGCATGGCGATTGACCAGATGCTGCACCCCTATGCGGGCATCAACATCGACAAGGTTGTTGGGCTAGAGGCACGCGGCTTTATCCTTGGCGGCGCGATCGCACATCAGCTGAGCGTTGGGTTTGTCCCGATCCGCAAGAAAGGCAAGCTGCCCGGCACCACCATCAGCCAAGACTACAAGCTGGAGTATGGCGAGGCAATTGTAGAGGTCCACGATGACGCCATCAAAGAGGGCGAAAAGGTTCTGGTGGTGGATGATCTGCTGGCCACCGGCGGCACCGCCGAGGCGGGGATCAAGCTGATCCACCGTCTGGGCGGCGAAATTGTCTCATGCGCCTTTATCATTGATCTGCCCGAGCTGGGCGGCCGCAAAAAGCTTGAGAATATGGGCATGGATGTGCATGCCCTCTGCGCATTTGACGGTCTCTGA
- the modB gene encoding molybdate ABC transporter permease subunit — protein MTADSAAWEALRLSLWVACWATALAVPLALWVAWILARKSFWGKSLLNAAVHLPLVLPPVVTGYLLLISFSPNAPLGRMLSAMGLQLAFHWTGAVLAAIVMGFPLMVRAMRLAIEAVDPKLEEAAETLGASRISVFARVTLPLIGPGILAGAVMGFAKAMGEFGATITFVANIPGQTQTLPGAIWAALQIPGGEGQAVMMVMMASIVAVAAVLLSEVLARRVSARIAAK, from the coding sequence ATGACCGCCGACAGCGCCGCCTGGGAGGCCCTGCGCCTGTCGCTTTGGGTGGCTTGCTGGGCCACGGCGCTGGCTGTCCCGCTGGCGCTTTGGGTGGCTTGGATTCTGGCGCGGAAATCCTTTTGGGGGAAATCCCTGCTGAATGCCGCCGTGCATCTGCCTCTGGTTCTGCCGCCCGTGGTCACGGGATACCTGCTGCTGATCAGTTTCAGCCCCAATGCGCCGCTGGGCCGGATGCTCAGCGCGATGGGTCTGCAGCTGGCGTTTCACTGGACCGGCGCGGTTCTGGCCGCCATCGTGATGGGCTTTCCCCTGATGGTGCGGGCCATGCGGCTGGCCATCGAGGCGGTCGATCCCAAGCTGGAAGAAGCCGCCGAGACCCTTGGCGCGAGCCGTATTTCGGTCTTTGCCCGCGTAACGTTGCCCCTGATCGGGCCAGGCATTCTGGCCGGGGCTGTCATGGGATTTGCCAAGGCCATGGGCGAATTTGGCGCGACGATCACCTTTGTCGCCAATATTCCCGGCCAGACCCAAACCCTGCCCGGCGCGATCTGGGCGGCGTTGCAGATCCCCGGCGGTGAGGGGCAAGCAGTCATGATGGTCATGATGGCCAGCATTGTTGCTGTGGCCGCCGTGCTTCTGTCCGAGGTTCTGGCGCGGCGGGTCTCGGCACGGATTGCGGCCAAATGA
- a CDS encoding FAD-binding oxidoreductase has protein sequence MTSKPLNPADASFLSSLEAALPAGTLRPADARYLEEPRGIYAGQPTAVALPRSTQEVATLIRHANAARVGVVPYGGGTGLVGGQVAQDGAVPLILSMERLNQIRAVHADENVLVADGGAILADIQIAADAQDRVFPLSLASEGSARIGGNLATNAGGTGVLRYGNARDLCLGLEAVLPDGQIWNGLTRLRKNNTGYDLRHLLIGAEGTLGVITGAALKLFPKPAQTGSAMLVVPSPASALKLLSLARDHLGEMVSAFELIHGQGMHFLAEADLDVRLPFDEVPEWTVLIDVGLSGGLIPADALEALFVSAYEAGLVSDGVIAQNQQQSDDFWRIREMIPEANRRIGSVSSHDISVPLSAIADFIAQGTAKIAEIGAFRINCFGHVGDGNLHFNVFPMPGKSRADHQNQREEMKCLIHDLVDQMGGSVSAEHGIGRLKVGDLERYGDPAKLSAMHAIKAALDPNGIMNPGAVLRQT, from the coding sequence ATGACATCAAAACCGCTCAACCCCGCCGATGCTTCTTTTCTGTCCTCGCTTGAGGCAGCCTTGCCCGCAGGCACCCTGCGTCCGGCAGATGCCCGATACCTCGAAGAGCCGCGCGGCATTTACGCCGGTCAGCCCACCGCCGTGGCCCTGCCGCGCAGCACACAGGAGGTTGCGACCCTGATCCGCCATGCCAATGCAGCCCGCGTCGGCGTGGTGCCCTATGGCGGAGGCACAGGTCTGGTGGGCGGGCAGGTGGCACAGGACGGCGCAGTGCCATTGATCCTGTCCATGGAACGGTTGAATCAGATCCGCGCGGTTCATGCCGACGAAAACGTCCTGGTCGCTGATGGCGGCGCGATTTTGGCCGATATTCAGATCGCGGCAGATGCGCAGGACCGTGTGTTCCCGCTGTCGTTGGCCTCCGAAGGGTCGGCGCGGATCGGCGGCAATCTGGCGACCAATGCGGGCGGCACCGGCGTGCTGCGCTATGGCAATGCCCGCGATCTATGTCTGGGGCTAGAGGCCGTTCTGCCGGACGGGCAGATCTGGAACGGTCTGACCCGTCTGCGCAAAAACAACACCGGCTATGACCTGCGGCACCTGTTGATCGGGGCCGAGGGGACATTGGGGGTGATCACGGGCGCGGCGCTGAAACTCTTTCCAAAGCCTGCACAAACCGGCAGCGCGATGTTGGTCGTGCCAAGCCCCGCATCCGCGCTGAAACTGCTGTCACTGGCACGCGACCACTTGGGCGAGATGGTCAGCGCCTTTGAACTGATCCACGGGCAGGGCATGCACTTTCTGGCCGAAGCCGACCTTGATGTGCGCCTGCCCTTTGATGAGGTGCCGGAATGGACCGTGCTGATCGATGTCGGCCTCAGCGGCGGGTTGATCCCCGCCGATGCACTTGAGGCACTTTTTGTCAGTGCCTATGAGGCGGGGCTGGTATCGGACGGTGTGATTGCACAGAATCAGCAACAATCAGATGATTTCTGGCGCATCCGCGAAATGATCCCGGAGGCGAATCGCAGGATCGGCTCTGTCTCCAGCCACGATATCTCTGTCCCGCTCAGCGCGATCGCTGACTTCATCGCCCAAGGCACCGCCAAAATCGCCGAAATTGGCGCGTTTCGGATCAATTGCTTTGGCCATGTGGGCGATGGAAATCTGCATTTCAACGTTTTTCCCATGCCGGGCAAATCTCGCGCCGATCACCAGAACCAGCGCGAAGAGATGAAATGCCTGATCCATGATCTTGTGGATCAGATGGGCGGATCGGTCAGCGCCGAACACGGCATCGGGCGGCTCAAGGTCGGCGATCTGGAACGTTATGGCGATCCGGCCAAACTGTCGGCGATGCATGCCATCAAGGCGGCGCTGGACCCAAACGGGATCATGAACCCCGGCGCGGTGCTGCGTCAAACCTGA
- a CDS encoding GNAT family N-acetyltransferase — MYQLIPETPDDYWEVEALYDTCFAPGRKALSSYRLRDGVPSVAGLSHVARDADGILAGAIRYWPVHIGAHDALLLGPVAVHPTRQGEGLGRALIEESLNAAKPFGWHRVMLVGDAPYYNRFGFDRLEDVIMPPPTNPERVLGRALSKDAWHGVKGHVRRWND, encoded by the coding sequence TTGTACCAGCTCATCCCAGAAACCCCCGATGATTATTGGGAGGTCGAGGCGCTTTATGACACCTGCTTTGCGCCGGGGCGCAAGGCGCTTTCGTCATACCGCCTGCGCGACGGGGTGCCTTCGGTGGCGGGCCTCAGCCATGTGGCGCGGGACGCAGATGGCATTCTGGCAGGGGCAATCCGTTATTGGCCGGTGCATATTGGTGCGCATGACGCGCTGCTGCTGGGGCCAGTGGCGGTGCACCCAACCCGCCAGGGCGAGGGACTGGGCCGCGCGCTGATCGAGGAAAGCCTGAATGCGGCCAAGCCCTTTGGCTGGCACCGGGTGATGCTGGTGGGGGATGCGCCCTATTACAACCGCTTTGGCTTTGACCGGCTGGAGGATGTGATCATGCCGCCACCCACCAACCCCGAACGGGTGCTGGGCCGCGCCCTGTCAAAAGACGCCTGGCATGGGGTCAAAGGACATGTGCGGCGCTGGAACGATTGA
- a CDS encoding flavin reductase family protein, protein MFYRPENGHGLPHNPFNAIVTPRPIGWISSRDADGRDNLAPYSFFNGVAYVPPQVMFASTGVKDDVDGTKDSVANIRETGVFCVNIVEYAAREAMNLSSATLPHDADEFAHAQVEKAACDVIDCARVANAPASLECRMTQIVRIEGDANFVVFGEVVGVHLRDDCVVDGRFDVTRYEPLSRLGYRDYTRVREVFEIIRPDD, encoded by the coding sequence ATGTTCTATCGTCCGGAAAACGGCCACGGCCTGCCGCATAACCCGTTCAACGCCATTGTCACCCCCCGCCCCATCGGCTGGATTTCCAGCCGTGACGCGGACGGGCGCGACAATCTTGCACCCTATTCGTTTTTCAACGGCGTGGCCTATGTGCCGCCGCAGGTGATGTTTGCCTCGACCGGAGTGAAAGACGATGTGGATGGCACCAAGGATTCGGTTGCCAATATCCGTGAAACCGGCGTCTTTTGTGTGAACATCGTGGAATATGCCGCGCGAGAGGCCATGAACCTCAGCTCTGCCACCCTGCCCCATGACGCCGATGAGTTTGCCCATGCACAGGTTGAAAAGGCCGCGTGTGATGTGATTGATTGCGCCCGCGTGGCCAATGCCCCGGCGAGCCTTGAATGCCGCATGACCCAGATTGTCAGAATCGAGGGCGACGCCAACTTTGTGGTGTTTGGCGAGGTTGTTGGCGTGCATCTGCGCGATGATTGTGTGGTCGATGGCCGCTTTGACGTGACCCGGTACGAGCCGCTGTCGCGGCTGGGCTATCGCGATTATACCCGCGTGCGCGAAGTGTTTGAGATTATCCGCCCCGACGACTGA
- a CDS encoding SulP family inorganic anion transporter, whose amino-acid sequence MARASLLHSFTKNLEVTDLRWMPEDGFSIGRLRIELLSGLTVALALVPEAVAFAFVAGVHPLVGLYAAFLVGLITALIGGRPGMISGATGALAVVMVALVAQHGVEYLFATVVLMGLIQIFAGVMQWGKFIRLVPHPVMLGFVNGLAIVIFLAQMNQFKVPGTMVDTGHGMGGGEWLSGTPLYLMLALVGATMAIIWVMPRITKFIPAPLAGIGIVAAVVIFTGMDVPRVGDLASIEGGLPMLHIPFGEGIGLYGTALAPFTLETLYIIAPYAVILAAIGLIESLLTLNLVSDMTGTRGGASQECIAQGVANTVTGFFAGMGGCAMIGQSMINVKSGGRTRVAGIAAAVFLLLFILVGSPLIEQIPLAALVGVMFMVVIGTFAWNSLTILRKVPLTDAFVILLVTGVTVYKDLAVAVVVGVIVSALAYAWNNARRIHATTRESHSEEGAKVYEIHGPLFFGSSDGFAELFDVPGDPDRVIIDFADSRVVDQSALQAIEAIAGKYEAAGKHVALRHLSRDCHKLLTKAGHLMIDSDDDPDYELAVDYSVRTGVLGGH is encoded by the coding sequence ATGGCGCGCGCCTCACTTCTGCATAGTTTTACGAAAAATCTGGAAGTCACCGACCTGCGCTGGATGCCCGAAGACGGGTTTTCCATTGGCCGGTTGCGTATCGAACTGCTGTCGGGTTTGACGGTCGCGCTGGCGCTGGTGCCCGAAGCGGTGGCCTTTGCCTTTGTTGCCGGTGTGCACCCGCTGGTCGGGCTTTATGCGGCGTTTCTGGTCGGCCTGATCACCGCATTGATCGGCGGTCGCCCCGGCATGATCTCCGGCGCGACAGGTGCCTTGGCGGTTGTGATGGTGGCGCTGGTTGCGCAGCACGGGGTTGAATATCTCTTTGCCACTGTGGTGTTGATGGGATTGATCCAGATCTTCGCCGGCGTGATGCAATGGGGCAAGTTTATCCGTCTGGTCCCGCATCCGGTGATGCTTGGCTTCGTGAACGGGTTGGCGATTGTGATTTTCCTCGCCCAGATGAACCAGTTCAAGGTGCCCGGCACCATGGTGGACACCGGGCATGGCATGGGCGGCGGTGAATGGCTCTCGGGCACGCCGCTTTATCTGATGCTGGCGCTTGTGGGGGCCACGATGGCGATCATCTGGGTCATGCCGCGCATCACCAAGTTTATCCCCGCACCGCTGGCTGGCATTGGCATTGTTGCAGCCGTGGTGATCTTTACCGGAATGGACGTGCCGCGCGTGGGCGATCTGGCCTCTATCGAAGGAGGGTTGCCGATGCTGCACATCCCCTTTGGTGAAGGCATTGGCCTTTATGGCACTGCCCTGGCGCCCTTCACCCTCGAAACCCTTTATATCATTGCGCCCTACGCGGTGATCCTCGCGGCGATCGGCCTGATTGAATCGCTGCTGACCCTTAATCTGGTCAGTGACATGACCGGCACCCGCGGCGGTGCGAGCCAAGAATGTATTGCCCAGGGCGTCGCCAACACCGTAACCGGCTTTTTCGCGGGTATGGGCGGTTGCGCGATGATTGGTCAGTCGATGATCAACGTCAAATCCGGCGGCCGCACCCGCGTGGCCGGGATCGCAGCGGCGGTGTTTTTGCTGCTCTTCATCCTTGTCGGCTCTCCGCTGATTGAACAGATCCCGCTGGCCGCGCTGGTCGGTGTGATGTTCATGGTGGTGATCGGCACCTTTGCGTGGAATTCCCTTACGATCCTTCGCAAGGTGCCGCTGACAGACGCCTTTGTGATCCTGCTGGTGACGGGCGTGACGGTCTATAAAGATCTGGCGGTTGCGGTCGTGGTTGGTGTGATCGTCTCGGCGCTGGCCTATGCCTGGAACAACGCCCGACGCATCCACGCGACGACGCGCGAATCCCATTCCGAAGAAGGCGCCAAGGTCTATGAAATCCACGGACCGTTGTTCTTTGGTTCCTCCGATGGTTTTGCGGAGCTGTTCGACGTGCCCGGCGATCCGGACCGCGTGATCATTGATTTTGCCGACAGCCGCGTTGTGGACCAATCCGCCCTGCAGGCGATCGAGGCGATTGCGGGGAAATACGAGGCCGCGGGCAAACATGTAGCCCTGCGCCACCTCAGCCGCGATTGCCACAAACTGCTGACCAAAGCGGGCCACCTGATGATCGACAGTGACGATGATCCTGATTACGAACTGGCGGTCGACTATTCCGTGCGCACAGGGGTACTGGGCGGTCACTGA
- a CDS encoding M16 family metallopeptidase: MSLNQHRLPNGFRIVTENMPGLASASIGIWVSAGGRHETPNQNGIAHFLEHMAFKGTERRTSLQIAEAIEDVGGYINAYTSREVTAYYVRVLENDVALGLDVIADILRNPVLDPKEIEVERGVILQEIGQALDTPDDVIFDWLQEEAYPDQPLGRTILGPAERVSAFGQADLRSFIDDHYGPEQMILAAAGAVDHDEIVKLAETLFGDMPAKPLFQTAPAQFKGGETRQLKPLEQAHFALGFESPGYRADDIYVAQIYASALGGGMSSRLFQEIRENRGLCYSIFAQAGAYADTGMMTVYAGTSAEQLPELAGITIDEMKRAAADMSPAEVARARAQMKAGLLMGLESPSNRAERLARLIQIWDRIPPLEETIEKIDAVTTGDVRDMAERIAAQAPAALALYGPVDDAPTLQQLEERRAA, encoded by the coding sequence GTGAGCCTGAACCAGCACCGCCTGCCAAACGGATTTCGCATTGTCACCGAAAATATGCCCGGGCTTGCATCGGCCTCAATCGGGATCTGGGTGTCGGCAGGCGGGCGCCATGAGACGCCAAATCAGAACGGCATCGCCCATTTCCTTGAGCATATGGCGTTCAAGGGCACCGAACGGCGCACGTCTTTGCAGATCGCCGAGGCGATTGAGGATGTGGGCGGTTATATCAACGCCTACACCTCGCGCGAAGTGACGGCCTATTACGTGCGGGTGCTGGAAAACGATGTGGCGCTGGGGCTGGATGTGATTGCCGATATCCTGCGCAATCCTGTACTCGACCCCAAGGAGATCGAGGTGGAGCGCGGGGTGATCCTGCAAGAGATCGGTCAGGCGCTGGACACCCCCGATGACGTGATCTTTGACTGGCTGCAAGAAGAGGCCTATCCAGATCAGCCGCTTGGCCGCACGATCCTTGGCCCGGCGGAACGGGTGTCGGCCTTTGGGCAGGCAGATTTGCGATCCTTCATTGACGATCACTATGGCCCCGAACAGATGATCCTTGCCGCCGCTGGTGCGGTGGACCACGACGAGATTGTCAAACTGGCCGAGACGTTGTTTGGCGATATGCCGGCCAAGCCGCTGTTCCAGACGGCGCCAGCGCAGTTCAAAGGGGGCGAGACCCGCCAGCTCAAACCGCTGGAACAGGCACATTTTGCTCTAGGATTTGAATCACCCGGCTACCGCGCTGACGATATCTATGTGGCGCAGATCTATGCCTCTGCGCTGGGGGGCGGCATGTCATCGCGTTTGTTCCAGGAGATTCGAGAGAACCGCGGCCTATGCTATAGTATCTTTGCCCAAGCCGGGGCCTATGCCGATACCGGCATGATGACGGTCTATGCAGGCACCTCTGCCGAACAACTGCCGGAACTGGCAGGCATCACCATTGACGAGATGAAACGCGCCGCTGCGGATATGTCTCCCGCCGAGGTGGCCCGCGCCCGTGCGCAGATGAAGGCAGGATTGCTGATGGGGCTGGAAAGCCCGTCGAACCGCGCCGAACGTCTGGCGCGGCTGATCCAGATCTGGGACCGCATTCCGCCGCTTGAGGAAACCATCGAAAAGATCGATGCCGTGACCACCGGCGATGTGCGCGACATGGCAGAGCGGATCGCGGCGCAGGCACCCGCCGCGCTTGCGCTTTACGGTCCGGTTGATGACGCGCCAACTTTGCAGCAGCTAGAGGAGCGCCGCGCGGCCTGA